A part of Rhodamnia argentea isolate NSW1041297 chromosome 8, ASM2092103v1, whole genome shotgun sequence genomic DNA contains:
- the LOC115748126 gene encoding probable aquaporin PIP-type 7a has translation MEGKEEDVREGANKFPERQPIGTAAQVPDERDYAEPPPAPLFEPSELSSWSFYRAGIAEFMATFLFLYITILTVMGVLKSDTKCKSVGIQGIAWAFGGMIFALVYCTAGISGGHINPAVTFGLFLARKLSLTRAIFYMVMQCLGAICGAGVVKGFENASTFERLNGGANFVNPGYTKGDGLGAEIIGTFLLVYTVFSATDAKRSARDSHVPILAPLPIGFAVFLVHLATIPITGTGINPARSLGAAIIFNKDRGWDDHWIFWVGPFIGAALAALYHQVVIRAIPFKAR, from the exons ATGGAGGGGAAGGAAGAGGACGTTAGGGAGGGAGCCAACAAGTTCCCGGAGAGGCAGCCGATCGGGACGGCGGCCCAGGTCCCGGACGAGCGGGACTACGCCGAGCCCCCGCCGGCGCCGCTCTTCGAGCCGTCGGAGCTGAGCTCGTGGTCCTTCTACCGGGCGGGGATCGCCGAGTTCATGGCCACGTTCCTGTTCCTGTACATCACCATCCTGACCGTGATGGGCGTGTTGAAATCCGACACCAAGTGCAAGTCGGTCGGAATTCAGGGTATCGCGTGGGCATTCGGAGGCATGATCTTCGCTCTCGTCTACTGTACCGCCGGTATCTCAG GTGGTCACATAAACCCGGCGGTGACGTTCGGGTTGTTTCTGGCGAGGAAGCTGTCCCTGACGAGGGCGATCTTCTACATGGTGATGCAGTGTCTGGGCGCGATATGCGGCGCCGGCGTGGTGAAAGGGTTCGAAAACGCCAGCACCTTCGAGAGACTCAACGGCGGCGCCAACTTCGTAAACCCCGGCTACACCAAAGGCGACGGCCTCGGGGCTGAGATCATCGGCACCTTCCTGCTCGTGTACACCGTCTTCTCCGCCACCGACGCTAAGCGCAGTGCCAGAGACTCTCACGTCCCT ATACTGGCCCCGCTGCCGATCGGGTTCGCGGTGTTCCTGGTGCACCTGGCCACGATCCCCATCACCGGGACCGGCATCAACCCGGCCAGGAGCCTCGGCGCGGCCATCATCTTCAACAAAGACCGAGGCTGGGACGATCAC TGGATTTTCTGGGTGGGGCCGTTCATCGGTGCGGCACTGGCCGCCCTCTACCATCAAGTGGTGATCAGGGCCATCCCTTTCAAGGCCAGGTGA
- the LOC115748125 gene encoding 7-methylxanthine methyltransferase 1-like isoform X2: MDVKQVLCMSKGDGEHSYARTSTHTIATLAKPTIASAVDSLLEEGFFPCQLLNVADLGCASGPTVATFMSAVIDSVRKKCARSNRPMPEFQFYLNDLPGNDFNTLFKSLANFARDYESLSCFVMGAPGSFHGRLFPRNCLHLAHASYSVNWLSQVPNLTSEEGSPLNKGRIYISKTSPGVVKEAYLAQFRADFSTFLKSHGEEMVNDGRLVLILNGREDKDFASIDSYFLWEKLGEAIADLVSEGFVEEEKLDTLNVPYYTAASEEVRSIVDEEGSFRIEHMEIMKIDRAWPGEDPHSRGRKAASHARSVTGSIISHHLGEGIMDKLYGEKLPILIGDDLAKERRMGVSIVVVLKKHVP, from the exons ATGGACGTGAAGCAAGTTCTCTGCATGAGCAAAGGAGACGGAGAACATAGCTACGCTCGTACCTCCACCCATACG ATTGCGACTTTGGCAAAGCCCACGATAGCGAGCGCGGTTGATTCTCTGCTCGAGGAAGGTTTCTTCCCGTGCCAGCTCCTGAATGTGGCCGATTTAGGCTGCGCTTCGGGTCCTACCGTGGCGACTTTCATGTCGGCCGTCATAGACAGTGTGCGGAAGAAGTGCGCGCGCTCGAACCGCCCGATGCCCGAATTCCAATTTTATCTGAACGATCTTCCCGGGAACGATTTCAACACACTGTTCAAAAGCTTGGCCAACTTCGCCCGAGACTATGAAAGCCTGTCGTGCTTCGTAATGGGGGCTCCGGGATCTTTCCATGGAAGGCTCTTCCCTAGAAACTGCTTGCACCTCGCTCATGCCTCCTATAGCGTCAATTGGCTATCTCAG GTCCCGAACCTCACGAGCGAAGAAGGCTCCCCGTTGAACAAGGGAAGGATCTACATTTCGAAGACCAGCCCCGGCGTGGTGAAGGAGGCCTACTTGGCTCAGTTCCGAGCAGATTTCTCGACATTTTTGAAGTCCCATGGCGAAGAGATGGTCAATGACGGTCGCCTCGTGCTGATACTCAACGGGAGGGAAGATAAGGACTTTGCAAGCATAGACAGCTACTTCCTTTGGGAAAAACTTGGAGAGGCAATCGCGGATTTGGTTTCAGAG GGTTTCGTCGAGGAAGAGAAGCTAGACACCTTAAACGTGCCGTACTACACGGCAGCTTCCGAGGAAGTTCGAAGCATAGTCGATGAAGAAGGGTCCTTCCGGATCGAACACATGGAGATAATGAAGATCGACAGAGCTTGGCCGGGCGAGGATCCTCATAGCAGAGGAAGGAAGGCGGCTTCTCATGCCAGATCGGTCACCGGTTCCATAATCTCGCACCATCTCGGCGAGGGGATCATGGACAAGCTCTATGGCGAGAAGCTTCCCATTCTCATAGGTGATGATTTGGCTAAGGAAAGGAGGATGGGAGTGAGCATAGTTGTTGTGCTCAAAAAGCACGTCCCATGA
- the LOC115748125 gene encoding 7-methylxanthine methyltransferase 1-like isoform X1: MDVKQVLCMSKGDGEHSYARTSTHTQKIATLAKPTIASAVDSLLEEGFFPCQLLNVADLGCASGPTVATFMSAVIDSVRKKCARSNRPMPEFQFYLNDLPGNDFNTLFKSLANFARDYESLSCFVMGAPGSFHGRLFPRNCLHLAHASYSVNWLSQVPNLTSEEGSPLNKGRIYISKTSPGVVKEAYLAQFRADFSTFLKSHGEEMVNDGRLVLILNGREDKDFASIDSYFLWEKLGEAIADLVSEGFVEEEKLDTLNVPYYTAASEEVRSIVDEEGSFRIEHMEIMKIDRAWPGEDPHSRGRKAASHARSVTGSIISHHLGEGIMDKLYGEKLPILIGDDLAKERRMGVSIVVVLKKHVP; the protein is encoded by the exons ATGGACGTGAAGCAAGTTCTCTGCATGAGCAAAGGAGACGGAGAACATAGCTACGCTCGTACCTCCACCCATACG CAAAAGATTGCGACTTTGGCAAAGCCCACGATAGCGAGCGCGGTTGATTCTCTGCTCGAGGAAGGTTTCTTCCCGTGCCAGCTCCTGAATGTGGCCGATTTAGGCTGCGCTTCGGGTCCTACCGTGGCGACTTTCATGTCGGCCGTCATAGACAGTGTGCGGAAGAAGTGCGCGCGCTCGAACCGCCCGATGCCCGAATTCCAATTTTATCTGAACGATCTTCCCGGGAACGATTTCAACACACTGTTCAAAAGCTTGGCCAACTTCGCCCGAGACTATGAAAGCCTGTCGTGCTTCGTAATGGGGGCTCCGGGATCTTTCCATGGAAGGCTCTTCCCTAGAAACTGCTTGCACCTCGCTCATGCCTCCTATAGCGTCAATTGGCTATCTCAG GTCCCGAACCTCACGAGCGAAGAAGGCTCCCCGTTGAACAAGGGAAGGATCTACATTTCGAAGACCAGCCCCGGCGTGGTGAAGGAGGCCTACTTGGCTCAGTTCCGAGCAGATTTCTCGACATTTTTGAAGTCCCATGGCGAAGAGATGGTCAATGACGGTCGCCTCGTGCTGATACTCAACGGGAGGGAAGATAAGGACTTTGCAAGCATAGACAGCTACTTCCTTTGGGAAAAACTTGGAGAGGCAATCGCGGATTTGGTTTCAGAG GGTTTCGTCGAGGAAGAGAAGCTAGACACCTTAAACGTGCCGTACTACACGGCAGCTTCCGAGGAAGTTCGAAGCATAGTCGATGAAGAAGGGTCCTTCCGGATCGAACACATGGAGATAATGAAGATCGACAGAGCTTGGCCGGGCGAGGATCCTCATAGCAGAGGAAGGAAGGCGGCTTCTCATGCCAGATCGGTCACCGGTTCCATAATCTCGCACCATCTCGGCGAGGGGATCATGGACAAGCTCTATGGCGAGAAGCTTCCCATTCTCATAGGTGATGATTTGGCTAAGGAAAGGAGGATGGGAGTGAGCATAGTTGTTGTGCTCAAAAAGCACGTCCCATGA